Genomic window (Brevibacterium paucivorans):
AAAACCAAGGGCGTTGAACCATCGGTCAACGAAGCTGAAACTACCAAGGCCGAATCGAAGGTTGCTTCTCAGAAGAAGTCCTCCCCCACCCAGTCAGCGCCTAAGGCCAGCGACGACACCGCCGAGGACGTTGTCACCAAACTGCGCGGGCCAGCTAAGCTCATCGCGGAAAACATGGACGCCTCCCTCGAAGTGCCTACCGCCACCTCGGTACGTTCGCTTCCTGCCAAGGCACTCATTGACAACCGTATTGTCATCAACTCCCACCTGCGCCGCACACGCGGTGGAAAGGTGTCGTTCACTCACCTCATCGGATTCGCAGTTATCCGTGCGCTCAAGGCTTTCCCAAGCCAGAACGTGTACTACGAAATCCGTGACGGCAAGCCAGTCATGGTGCAGCCAGCGCACGTGAACTTTGGTCTAGCCATTGACATTCCTAAGAAGGACGGCACTCGCTCCCTCCTGGTGCCAAACGTCAAGAAGGCTGAAACTCTGACATTCAAGCAGTTCGTCGACGCATACGACGACCTGGTGAACCGTGCACGCTCGGGCAAACTCACCGCCGACGATTTCGCCGGCACCACGATTTCGCTGACCAACCCAGGCGGAATTGGAACCGTTCACTCGGTCCCACGTCTGACCAAGGGACAGGGTTGCATCATTGGTGTTGGTGCCATGACGTACCCAGCAGAATTCCAGGGTGCGAGCCAAGAAACCATCGACCGTTTGGGTGTTTCCAAGGTCATGCACCTAACGTCCACCTACGACCACCGCGTCATCCAGGGTGCTGGTTCCGGTGAGTTCCTCAAGCTCGTACACGAATACCTATTGGGAGCCGACGGCTTCTACGACGAAGTATTCGAGTCACTTCGCCTGCCTTACGAACCAGTTCGCTGGCAGCCTGACGTTCACACGGGCGACCAGGACGATGTATCGAAGGCTTCACGCGTCATCGAACTCATCGACGCTTACCGGACCCGCGGTCACCTCATGGCAAACACCGACCCACTGGTGTACCGCCAGCGCAGCCACCCAGACCTCGACATCAACAACCACGGCCTGACCCTGTGGGACCTCGAACGCAAGTTCTCCACTGGCGGTCTGGGCGACGGTTCGCAGCTGCGTCTGCGTGACATTCTGGGTATCCTGCGTGACTCGTACTGCCGTACCACCGGTTACGAATACATGCACATCGCTGACCCCGAACAGCGTCGCTGGTTCCAATCGAGGCTCGAAGTTCCATTGCAGGAACTCAGCCGCGCTGAGCAGGGACACATTCTGGGTCGCCTCAACGCTTCAGAAGCGTTCGAAACGTTCCTGCAAACCAAGTACATCGGTCAGAAGCGCTTCTCGCTCGAAGGTGGAGAATCCACCATCGTGCTACTTGACGAGGTTCTGAACCGTGCAGCCGACTCCGGCATGCAAGAAGTCACGATCGGTATGGCCCACCGTGGTCGTCTGAACGTGCTGACCAACATCGCTGGTAAGAGCTACACGCAGATCTTCCGCGAATTCGACGGAACCCAGTCACCTGACTCCTTCCAGGGCTCCGGTGACGTGAAGTACCACCTCGGTATGGAAGGTTCCTTCACCTCGCCAGACGGCAACACCACCAAGGTGTCGGTTGCCGCTAACCCAAGCCACCTCGAGACCGTCAACCCGGTTCTTGAAGGAATCACCCGCGCTAAGCAGGACGTGGCTTCTGGTGACACTCAGGACTTCTCGATCCTGCCTGTGCTGGTTCACGGTGACGCCGCATTTGCAGGTCAGGGTGTTGTGTACGAAACCCTGAACCTGTCCGAACTGCGCGGATACTCCACGGGCGGAACCATCCACGTGGTTATCAACAACCAAGTTGGATTCACCACGCCCCCAGCTTCGTCACGTTCGTCGTACTACTGCACCGACGTTGCCAAGGCGATTTCGGCACCTGTCATCCACGTCAACGGTGATGACCCTGAAGCGGTTTACCACGCGGCACAGCTCGCGTTCGACTACCGTCAGGAATTCAACCGCGACATCGTGATCGACCTCGTGTGCTACCGTCGCCGCGGTCACAACGAAGGTGACGACCCATCGATGACGCAGCCAGTCATGTACTCGCTCATCGAAAAGAAGATGTCGGTACGTAAGCTTTACACCGACTCGCTGGTGGGTCGTGGCTGCATCTCCAAGGAAGAAGCCGCCGAGGTCGTTAAGGACTACCAGAACAAGCTCGAGGCAGCGTTCGCCGAGACCAAGGACGCAGAGAAGGAAAGCTCCGAGAACCTCGGCGTCACCAAACCGTGGGAACGCCCAGATGACCTCGAATCCGACTCCAAGTTCGACACCGCTGTTCCAGCGTCAGTGATTGAACGCATCGGTGACGTTCACACTGAAATTCCTGAAGGCTTCAACGTTCACAAGAAGCTGCGTAGCCTGCTGGAAAAGCGCAAGGAAATGTCACGTTCGGGTGGCATCGACTGGGGCTTTGCAGAACTGCTGGCATTCGGTTCGTTGCTCATGGAAGATGTTCCGGTTCGTTTGGCTGGTCAGGACTCCCGTCGCGGAACCTTTACCCAGCGTCAGTCGGTTCTTATCGACCACGAAAACGACAACGAGTGGACCCCGCTGGCTAACCTCACCGACAACCAGGCCAAGTTCTGGGTGTTCAACTCGCTCCTGTCCGAATACGCAGCCATGGGCTTCGAATACGGATACGCTGTGGAACGCACTGATGCTCTGGTCCTGTGGGAAGGACAGTTCGGTGACTTTGCGCAGGGTGCGCAGTCGGTCATTGACGAGTTCGTTTCAAGCTCCGAACAGAAGTGGGGACAAAACTCGGGTATTGTCCTGCTGCTCCCCCACGGTTTCGAAGGCCAGGGACCTGACCACTCGTCGGCCCGCATTGAGCGCTACTTGCAGCTGTGCGCTGAAGCCAACATGACGGTGGCCTACCCATCAAACGGTGCGTCCTACTTCCACCTGTTGCGTCGCCACGCACACGCGGAAGTCAAGCGTCCGCTTGTTGTGTTCACACCTAAGTCGATGCTGCGCCTCAAGGCTGCGGCCACCGATGTTGAGCAGTTCACCTCCGGTAGCTTCGAACCAATGATTCCGGACACCTCGGTTGATGCGAAGAACGTCAAGCGCGTCGTGCTGGTCGCTGGAAAGCTGTACTGGGATCTGCTGGCACAGCGCCAGAAGCTGGACGACAACACCACTGCTCTGGTCCGCGTCGAACAGCTGTACCCACTTGAGGTTGACACGCTCAACGAGGTGCTGGGTATGTACCCTGAAGACACCCAGCTGGTGTGGGCTCAGGAAGAGCCTGAGAACCAGGGGGCATGGCCGTTCATGCACTACAAGTTCTCGCAGCTGCTGCCAGACCGCAAGGTCGACGTTGTGTGCCGTAGCGCATCTGCATCGCCTGCAACTGGTCTGAAGAAGCAACACGACGTTGAACAGGCTGAAGTCATCGAACGGGTTTTCGAGTAAGTGACACTGAAGAAAACTACTATTGTCGTGGCCGGTGACGAACTTGTCGCTGGCCACGGCGATGCTCGGAGTCTAGGATGGGCCGGACGCGTCGCTGTGCGCACGCACCCGTCCTTGGCCAATGCGGAGTTCTACACGCTGTCGGTTCCGCAAGAAGACACGGGCGCCTTCGCCCAGCGTGCGTTTGCTGAGGCTCAGCTTCGATTTAGTGACAGCGGGATCAATCGTTTGGTCTTAGCCCCTGGTTCACGTGATGTGGATGCAGGGCTGTCGACGGCCCGGTCGCGCTTGAATCTTGCCAATGTGCTAGATGAGGCTCTTGCCGCCGAGGTGTCCACGTTCGTCGTAGGTCCCACCCCTGGCCGCAGTGAGACCCGGAATGAAAAGGTTGCCCAGTTGTCGGCGGGTTTCGCTGATGTCGCGCATCGTCGCGCAGTTCCGTACGTGGACTGTTTTTCGCCATTGAAGTCCCACCCCGTGTGGCAACGCGATCTTGCGTCCAGTTCACGCGAGCAACCGGCGCAAGAAGGTTACGGTCTCATCGCGTGGCTTGTCCTCAACCGCGGCTGGTACGACTGGCTGGGTGTACAAAACGTAATGGAAGGCTAGCCCACACAACCGACCCCCACCCTGCACTGTTGAAGTGGTGTGCCCACTATGGAAAAATAGGGTGGTCTAGTTAAAGGAGAGATAGATGAGCAAGCGTGCACGCAAGCGTCGCGACCGTAAGCGCAACAAGGCGAACCACGGCAAGCGTCCAAACGCATAAGCAAAAGAAGCGGGGCAGGTGATCACCTGCCCCGCTTCTTTTTGTCTAAGCGCGTTCGCTGGTCACTCGCGGTAGTACGTGATGCGCGTGTGTTCAACTGTGATACGCGCACGAATCCGTTCGACAAGCCCCTGTGGTGCTTGGTCGTGGCAACATGAGCGACGCACAAGCTCTTTCATGAGTGCCTCGATCTTGTATTCGTGTTCGCATTCGGGACAACACTGCAGGTGTTCTTCAATGGCACGAATCGCATCGTCATTCGCCTCGCCATCGAGAAACGCGTAGATCCGTTCGAGTGACTCTAGCCTGCTTTGCGACCAGGACGTTCCGTCTGTCATGAACTTGCCCCCTCTACAAATCCTCGTTCGGCAGCGTAGTCAGCCAACATTTCCCGCAACTGGCGACGACCTCGGTGCAGGCGCGACATCACGGTTCCCATGGGCGTGTCCATAATTTGCGAGATCTCCTTGTACGGGAGACCTTCGACGTCTGCGTAGTACACGACCATGCGGAAGTCGTCGGGAAGTGCTTGCAAAGCTTTTTTGATGTCAGAGTCTGGGATCCGCTCAAGTGCTTCGATCTCCGCTGATTTTCCGTCGGACGACGTGTGGTTGGCGGCACGGGCAAT
Coding sequences:
- a CDS encoding multifunctional oxoglutarate decarboxylase/oxoglutarate dehydrogenase thiamine pyrophosphate-binding subunit/dihydrolipoyllysine-residue succinyltransferase subunit, which gives rise to MSETTPTDLAGDFGSNEWLVEELYEKYKNDKNSVDKEWWPFFEKYEGAPVNSSTNSTSKPASQTSADKKADKNADSESKPKAEAKTKGVEPSVNEAETTKAESKVASQKKSSPTQSAPKASDDTAEDVVTKLRGPAKLIAENMDASLEVPTATSVRSLPAKALIDNRIVINSHLRRTRGGKVSFTHLIGFAVIRALKAFPSQNVYYEIRDGKPVMVQPAHVNFGLAIDIPKKDGTRSLLVPNVKKAETLTFKQFVDAYDDLVNRARSGKLTADDFAGTTISLTNPGGIGTVHSVPRLTKGQGCIIGVGAMTYPAEFQGASQETIDRLGVSKVMHLTSTYDHRVIQGAGSGEFLKLVHEYLLGADGFYDEVFESLRLPYEPVRWQPDVHTGDQDDVSKASRVIELIDAYRTRGHLMANTDPLVYRQRSHPDLDINNHGLTLWDLERKFSTGGLGDGSQLRLRDILGILRDSYCRTTGYEYMHIADPEQRRWFQSRLEVPLQELSRAEQGHILGRLNASEAFETFLQTKYIGQKRFSLEGGESTIVLLDEVLNRAADSGMQEVTIGMAHRGRLNVLTNIAGKSYTQIFREFDGTQSPDSFQGSGDVKYHLGMEGSFTSPDGNTTKVSVAANPSHLETVNPVLEGITRAKQDVASGDTQDFSILPVLVHGDAAFAGQGVVYETLNLSELRGYSTGGTIHVVINNQVGFTTPPASSRSSYYCTDVAKAISAPVIHVNGDDPEAVYHAAQLAFDYRQEFNRDIVIDLVCYRRRGHNEGDDPSMTQPVMYSLIEKKMSVRKLYTDSLVGRGCISKEEAAEVVKDYQNKLEAAFAETKDAEKESSENLGVTKPWERPDDLESDSKFDTAVPASVIERIGDVHTEIPEGFNVHKKLRSLLEKRKEMSRSGGIDWGFAELLAFGSLLMEDVPVRLAGQDSRRGTFTQRQSVLIDHENDNEWTPLANLTDNQAKFWVFNSLLSEYAAMGFEYGYAVERTDALVLWEGQFGDFAQGAQSVIDEFVSSSEQKWGQNSGIVLLLPHGFEGQGPDHSSARIERYLQLCAEANMTVAYPSNGASYFHLLRRHAHAEVKRPLVVFTPKSMLRLKAAATDVEQFTSGSFEPMIPDTSVDAKNVKRVVLVAGKLYWDLLAQRQKLDDNTTALVRVEQLYPLEVDTLNEVLGMYPEDTQLVWAQEEPENQGAWPFMHYKFSQLLPDRKVDVVCRSASASPATGLKKQHDVEQAEVIERVFE
- a CDS encoding GDSL-type esterase/lipase family protein, whose amino-acid sequence is MTLKKTTIVVAGDELVAGHGDARSLGWAGRVAVRTHPSLANAEFYTLSVPQEDTGAFAQRAFAEAQLRFSDSGINRLVLAPGSRDVDAGLSTARSRLNLANVLDEALAAEVSTFVVGPTPGRSETRNEKVAQLSAGFADVAHRRAVPYVDCFSPLKSHPVWQRDLASSSREQPAQEGYGLIAWLVLNRGWYDWLGVQNVMEG
- a CDS encoding 50S ribosomal protein bL37, with amino-acid sequence MSKRARKRRDRKRNKANHGKRPNA
- the rsrA gene encoding mycothiol system anti-sigma-R factor, producing MTDGTSWSQSRLESLERIYAFLDGEANDDAIRAIEEHLQCCPECEHEYKIEALMKELVRRSCCHDQAPQGLVERIRARITVEHTRITYYRE